Proteins encoded in a region of the Rothia mucilaginosa genome:
- a CDS encoding winged helix-turn-helix domain-containing protein, which produces MSGAVPGYVHISQRGRAAKRQVVQPQRPAAPAATLRPMTFSAGDSVHKQAQENEARGFVLYVGLNEELAAANGTSLVRIVQDLRTYAHHLAPESESYAAVALAPVNAEGSDLEVVRNALGDPTAMYMHPEAHAVREAENTNSHSSGVLIDLARREVFLDGEPLMLTFKEFELLAHLVENASRTVGREELLKALWSSGDEHPHERTIDVHIRRLRSKLGRLSGTVRTVRGQGYRFFEHPEVVVWAAPEYSI; this is translated from the coding sequence ATGTCAGGCGCTGTACCTGGATATGTACACATCTCCCAGCGCGGCCGCGCTGCTAAGCGTCAGGTCGTGCAGCCTCAGCGTCCCGCTGCGCCGGCTGCCACGTTGCGTCCGATGACTTTCTCAGCCGGTGACTCTGTCCATAAGCAGGCTCAGGAAAATGAGGCACGCGGCTTCGTGCTCTATGTGGGTTTGAACGAGGAACTTGCTGCGGCGAACGGCACCTCCCTGGTGCGTATCGTTCAGGATTTGCGTACTTATGCACACCATCTGGCTCCCGAGTCGGAGTCGTACGCCGCTGTGGCGTTGGCTCCTGTGAATGCTGAGGGTAGCGACCTTGAGGTGGTGCGTAATGCGCTCGGTGATCCGACCGCAATGTACATGCACCCGGAGGCGCATGCCGTCCGTGAGGCAGAGAACACGAATAGCCACTCCTCGGGTGTGCTGATTGACTTGGCTCGCCGCGAGGTGTTCCTGGATGGTGAGCCGCTCATGCTGACTTTCAAGGAGTTCGAGCTGCTGGCGCACCTGGTGGAGAACGCATCCCGCACTGTGGGTCGTGAGGAACTGCTGAAGGCTCTGTGGAGCTCGGGCGACGAGCATCCGCATGAGCGTACGATTGACGTGCATATTCGTCGTCTGCGTTCGAAGCTGGGCCGCTTGTCGGGTACCGTGCGTACGGTGCGCGGTCAGGGTTACCGCTTCTTTGAGCACCCCGAGGTTGTTGTCTGGGCTGCTCCGGAATACTCGATCTAG
- a CDS encoding SixA phosphatase family protein encodes MAENSSNTASGSHRSGVKRLIIMRHAEADWGLNDFDRPLTKRGHEQAAAAGAWLASRGYIPEQIMSSSALRTRQTTTWVSDGLGAKAPTAHLDEGLYEVSASRIIARINSVSENVHSLMVVSHLPGVQDAVQRLMSPDSDPNASMDVYYGFPPSSIAVFEVPGEWALLDGADARLVDFKSF; translated from the coding sequence ATGGCTGAAAATTCTTCCAACACTGCATCTGGCTCGCACCGCAGCGGGGTCAAGCGTCTGATTATTATGCGCCATGCGGAGGCTGATTGGGGTCTGAATGATTTTGATCGCCCGCTGACGAAGCGCGGTCATGAGCAGGCTGCCGCCGCTGGCGCCTGGCTGGCTTCTCGCGGTTATATTCCGGAGCAGATTATGTCGTCATCGGCTTTGCGTACTCGCCAGACGACGACTTGGGTTTCGGATGGTTTGGGGGCGAAGGCGCCTACTGCTCATCTGGACGAGGGGCTGTATGAGGTGTCTGCGTCCCGCATTATTGCGCGCATTAACAGCGTTTCGGAGAATGTTCATTCTCTGATGGTGGTGTCGCATTTGCCCGGTGTGCAGGATGCTGTGCAGCGTTTGATGAGCCCTGATTCTGACCCGAATGCGTCGATGGATGTGTATTACGGCTTCCCGCCCTCTTCTATTGCGGTGTTTGAGGTGCCGGGGGAGTGGGCTCTGCTTGATGGGGCGGATGCGCGCCTCGTGGATTTCAAGAGCTTCTAG
- a CDS encoding DUF4190 domain-containing protein, translating to MSENPNNPQPQFNQDPQFSQQAPQFNQQAPYGVPVQTPEQQVQAKKAKTLSIVSLVSGIVSFFVLGFILGAVAIATGRLAMNNPELKNRGMAIAGTVLGVVSIILLVALKIFVKQ from the coding sequence ATGTCTGAAAACCCCAACAACCCCCAGCCCCAGTTCAACCAGGACCCCCAGTTTAGCCAGCAGGCACCCCAGTTCAATCAGCAGGCTCCTTACGGTGTGCCCGTTCAGACCCCTGAGCAGCAGGTTCAGGCGAAGAAGGCAAAGACCCTGTCGATTGTCTCTCTGGTGAGCGGTATTGTGAGCTTCTTTGTCCTCGGTTTCATCCTTGGTGCTGTAGCTATTGCGACCGGCCGCCTGGCTATGAATAATCCCGAGTTGAAGAACCGCGGTATGGCTATTGCCGGTACTGTTCTGGGTGTCGTCAGTATTATTTTGCTGGTCGCATTGAAGATTTTTGTAAAGCAGTAA
- a CDS encoding DUF4190 domain-containing protein — MSQNPQDSNSYDYNPEYGNLNEQNAQNGQQQYQQQYQQPGQYGQPMMVPVGIVQKTPEQLAGEKAGQTSMVLGIIGLICNFFVSWWLFGLPSLIMGVIGIMKANEAERFGTAASGGRIMGWINAAFGGLFLVVIGGFLLLGLIGSAGAASSSSNHFTELVSTLALF, encoded by the coding sequence ATGTCTCAGAACCCGCAGGACTCTAACTCCTACGACTACAACCCGGAATACGGCAACCTGAACGAGCAGAACGCTCAGAACGGTCAGCAGCAGTACCAGCAGCAGTACCAGCAGCCTGGTCAGTACGGTCAGCCTATGATGGTGCCTGTCGGCATTGTTCAGAAGACCCCCGAGCAGCTTGCTGGCGAGAAGGCTGGTCAGACCTCCATGGTGCTCGGCATTATTGGTCTGATCTGCAACTTCTTTGTTAGCTGGTGGCTGTTCGGTCTGCCCTCGCTGATCATGGGTGTTATCGGCATTATGAAGGCTAATGAGGCTGAGCGTTTTGGCACTGCAGCTTCGGGCGGTCGCATCATGGGCTGGATTAACGCAGCTTTTGGTGGCCTGTTCTTGGTTGTAATCGGTGGTTTCCTGCTGCTGGGTCTTATCGGCTCGGCAGGTGCTGCTTCTTCCTCTTCCAACCACTTTACTGAGCTGGTCAGCACCCTGGCACTCTTCTAA
- a CDS encoding DUF4190 domain-containing protein → MSQNPRGSDPYDYNPDYNRLNEQYNQNSQYGQNTQYGQYGQYGQGSYGQYGQSSYDQYSYDQYGQNSYGQDSYGQNQYDPYGQQYQYGQPMMVPIGIVQKTPEQLAGEKAAQTSTVLGIIGLACIVTLSWWLLGLPSLILGAIGVMKANEAERFGAAASAGRIMSWISVAIGGMFLVLFGGSLLLAIMLALSDSAANSRLVDVAQILALI, encoded by the coding sequence ATGTCTCAGAATCCTCGGGGTTCAGACCCCTACGACTACAACCCGGACTACAACCGTCTGAACGAACAGTACAACCAGAATAGTCAGTATGGGCAGAATACTCAGTACGGCCAGTATGGCCAGTATGGCCAGGGTTCTTACGGCCAGTACGGGCAGAGCTCCTACGATCAGTATTCCTATGACCAGTACGGTCAGAATTCGTACGGTCAAGACTCGTATGGTCAGAATCAGTACGACCCGTATGGCCAGCAGTATCAGTACGGTCAGCCCATGATGGTTCCTATTGGTATTGTTCAGAAGACTCCCGAGCAGCTTGCCGGTGAGAAGGCTGCTCAGACTTCCACAGTGCTGGGTATCATCGGTCTGGCGTGTATTGTGACTCTCAGCTGGTGGCTGCTTGGTCTGCCTTCCCTGATTCTGGGGGCTATCGGCGTTATGAAAGCTAATGAGGCTGAGCGTTTCGGTGCCGCTGCTTCGGCAGGTCGCATCATGAGCTGGATTAGCGTAGCCATTGGTGGCATGTTCCTGGTGCTTTTCGGTGGAAGTCTTCTGCTGGCGATTATGTTGGCGCTTTCTGATTCCGCAGCCAATTCCAGACTGGTGGATGTTGCGCAGATACTGGCACTTATCTAA
- a CDS encoding DUF4190 domain-containing protein, with translation MSSYYPQEPNPFDRNFGYKGLKQNKNTSEHYDDYNPNDRYDPDSRPPLTSVLNKRREPSEWGLGERASQLSLAFGVLSLVSVSVWGWWLFGTPSVALGALGLWKAKEADRYGAIPAAGRVLSWVAIVSFVLVNLWTLWVWIRSY, from the coding sequence ATGTCGTCCTACTACCCGCAAGAGCCCAACCCCTTCGACCGGAATTTCGGCTACAAGGGGCTAAAACAGAATAAAAACACGAGCGAACACTATGACGACTACAACCCGAATGACCGCTACGACCCTGATAGTCGGCCTCCGCTGACATCGGTTCTGAACAAGAGAAGAGAGCCTTCTGAATGGGGTCTGGGGGAACGAGCCTCGCAACTCTCACTTGCCTTCGGTGTGCTCAGTCTTGTCAGTGTTTCGGTATGGGGCTGGTGGCTTTTCGGTACCCCTTCTGTAGCTCTGGGTGCTCTTGGTCTATGGAAGGCTAAGGAAGCAGATCGCTACGGTGCGATTCCTGCCGCGGGCCGCGTGCTGAGTTGGGTGGCTATTGTCAGCTTTGTGCTCGTGAACCTCTGGACACTGTGGGTGTGGATACGCAGTTATTAG
- a CDS encoding NAD(P)H-quinone oxidoreductase, whose amino-acid sequence MRAIIENSHGGPEALTISEVPAPVPRSHEVLIRVHAAGINRADALQRRGFYPPPAGASAIYGLEVAGVIEAVGEGASVENCGTPVMALLAGGGYADYVTVPVDHVLPVPEQLSFAEAAGIPEVAATVYSNLVLTCGMSMNPAENLKEDGEPAVVLVHGGTGGIGVHAIQLALAVGTRVFATVGTEEKAEYVRLLGAEPIIYTEHSFREVLLAETGGRGADYILDVVGGKYLDDNLHTLADGGHLCIIGLMGGAKAEVNLGYMLSRRLSVHATSLRTRSDHQKAEILRGVREHVLPLIESGRIGVGLDRIFDMEEAAAAHEYFDSGQHRGKIVLRMV is encoded by the coding sequence ATGAGAGCAATTATTGAGAACAGTCACGGTGGACCTGAGGCCCTGACAATCAGCGAAGTCCCCGCCCCCGTACCCCGATCCCACGAAGTTCTCATTCGTGTTCACGCCGCCGGAATCAACCGCGCCGACGCCCTGCAGCGCCGCGGATTCTACCCGCCGCCCGCCGGAGCGAGCGCCATCTACGGCCTCGAAGTAGCCGGTGTCATCGAAGCCGTCGGTGAAGGCGCCTCCGTGGAGAACTGCGGCACCCCCGTCATGGCGCTCCTCGCTGGAGGCGGCTACGCCGACTACGTGACCGTACCGGTCGACCACGTGCTACCCGTACCCGAACAGCTGAGTTTTGCCGAAGCCGCCGGTATTCCCGAAGTCGCGGCAACCGTCTACTCGAACCTGGTTCTCACCTGTGGTATGAGCATGAACCCCGCCGAAAACCTCAAGGAAGACGGTGAACCCGCGGTGGTGCTCGTGCACGGTGGTACCGGCGGTATCGGTGTGCACGCTATTCAGCTGGCGCTCGCCGTAGGTACCCGCGTGTTTGCAACCGTGGGAACCGAGGAAAAAGCAGAATATGTGCGCTTACTAGGTGCGGAACCCATTATTTATACAGAACATTCGTTCCGTGAAGTTCTGCTGGCTGAAACTGGCGGACGCGGCGCTGACTACATCCTCGACGTCGTGGGCGGAAAGTACCTGGACGACAATCTGCACACCCTCGCCGACGGCGGGCACCTGTGCATTATCGGTCTGATGGGCGGCGCCAAAGCAGAAGTGAACCTGGGGTATATGCTCTCCCGCCGCCTGTCGGTGCACGCTACGAGCCTGCGTACCCGTTCGGATCATCAGAAGGCTGAGATTCTGCGAGGTGTACGCGAACACGTGCTGCCGCTGATTGAATCCGGCAGGATTGGCGTGGGTCTGGACCGTATCTTCGACATGGAGGAGGCGGCTGCCGCCCACGAATACTTCGACTCCGGTCAGCATCGCGGCAAGATTGTGCTGCGCATGGTCTAG
- a CDS encoding dehydrogenase, whose product MGLKSYLQSRRDDAELGKGIWRRSHDRFIRGIDRFHQVLERLAATDSSDSMIELIVPDANALADLIPRVRAVAMEAHRLAPSDGDIPASPFGTYSDLNRALSKAGNAVALCAEALAMARCFGNCASACDRQVSVHRRVETVIQHIEDAERLIQRAQKEAAGKLTFDDGIPVGRTQLIEA is encoded by the coding sequence ATGGGACTTAAAAGCTACCTGCAATCGCGCCGCGACGACGCCGAGCTCGGCAAAGGCATCTGGCGCCGATCCCACGACCGGTTCATTCGCGGTATCGACCGCTTCCACCAGGTCCTCGAACGCCTAGCGGCAACCGACTCATCCGACTCCATGATCGAGCTCATCGTGCCGGATGCAAACGCGCTCGCCGACCTCATCCCGCGCGTGCGTGCAGTCGCCATGGAAGCGCACCGCCTCGCCCCCAGCGACGGCGATATTCCCGCCTCCCCATTCGGCACCTACTCCGACCTGAACCGCGCCCTCTCCAAGGCGGGCAACGCCGTGGCACTCTGCGCCGAAGCGCTCGCCATGGCACGCTGCTTCGGTAATTGTGCGAGTGCATGCGACCGCCAGGTGAGCGTGCACCGCCGCGTGGAAACCGTCATCCAGCACATTGAAGACGCTGAGCGTCTGATTCAGCGCGCCCAGAAGGAAGCCGCCGGCAAGCTGACCTTCGACGATGGAATCCCCGTGGGCCGCACCCAGCTGATTGAGGCATAA
- a CDS encoding HpcH/HpaI aldolase/citrate lyase family protein: MFEFHRNERARQLRPSLSRSWLLVRANSSEEVFEEAFESEADSIIIDLEDGCPAEEKDAAREQVVRMLNSGVVAWVRINAITTEHWWKDVKALKNVKGLRGVMLATAEHATDIDRTAAELPPGTPIIALIESALGVHHSVDIARAIGTFRLAFGAGDYRRDTGSSATPMALAYVRSQLVIASTLGGLPGPIDGPTLGAYGADLSKACGYANDHGMTGKITLDIRQAETINAAFSPSELEIEEAHQMLDVPLDGPRDGSYLPRYLRAKKVKELAKVYGLWGKTDSDFQRASK, from the coding sequence ATGTTTGAATTCCACCGCAATGAGCGTGCGCGTCAGCTGCGCCCCAGCCTCTCACGCTCCTGGCTCCTCGTGCGCGCCAACTCCTCCGAAGAAGTCTTTGAAGAGGCCTTCGAATCCGAGGCCGACTCCATCATTATCGACCTCGAAGACGGCTGCCCCGCCGAAGAGAAGGACGCCGCTCGCGAACAGGTCGTCCGTATGCTCAACTCCGGCGTCGTCGCATGGGTGCGAATCAACGCCATCACCACCGAACACTGGTGGAAGGACGTCAAGGCCCTCAAGAACGTGAAGGGTCTGCGAGGCGTCATGCTCGCCACCGCAGAGCACGCTACCGACATTGACCGTACCGCAGCCGAGCTACCCCCCGGAACCCCCATCATCGCGCTGATTGAGTCCGCGCTCGGCGTGCACCACTCGGTGGATATTGCTCGCGCAATCGGCACTTTCCGCCTCGCATTCGGCGCAGGCGACTACCGCCGCGACACCGGCTCCTCCGCAACCCCCATGGCGCTCGCCTACGTGCGTTCGCAACTGGTGATTGCCTCCACCCTGGGCGGTCTGCCCGGCCCCATCGACGGCCCGACCCTCGGCGCATACGGCGCTGACCTCTCCAAGGCATGCGGCTACGCGAACGACCACGGCATGACCGGTAAGATCACCCTCGACATTCGCCAGGCTGAGACCATCAACGCGGCATTCTCCCCGAGCGAGCTCGAAATCGAAGAAGCACACCAGATGCTCGACGTGCCCCTCGACGGCCCCCGCGACGGCTCCTACCTGCCGCGCTACCTGCGTGCAAAGAAGGTCAAGGAACTCGCCAAGGTCTACGGCCTGTGGGGCAAGACCGACAGCGACTTCCAGCGCGCATCCAAGTAA
- a CDS encoding DsbA family protein, with product MTSPLNRRTLLLGVVPAAALGLSACGSSSSQPSASASASGSASASASTAATSASATASASASVDPSATASATADDGYVGYRLNREVPGAGTATLYTDYQCPYCAKAEPKFEEAAKKLDGIMNVTVRHMPLNMHANAVPAALAVEAAAAQGKHVEMANKLFNTQNDWKNIKERDKLRTLFNDYAKELGLNVEEFDKVLLASDTVKPIQRDYEHAVKIGVKGTPTFAVNDKVVEGLDSSSSVDDLVSTFKREAGVK from the coding sequence ATGACTTCACCCCTCAACCGCCGCACCCTGCTACTGGGCGTAGTGCCCGCCGCCGCCCTGGGGCTGAGCGCATGCGGTTCCAGCTCCTCCCAGCCTTCCGCATCGGCGTCTGCGAGCGGTTCGGCGAGCGCATCTGCAAGCACCGCCGCTACCTCCGCAAGTGCTACCGCGAGCGCTTCGGCGTCTGTCGACCCCTCGGCTACTGCTTCGGCAACCGCCGATGACGGCTACGTCGGCTACCGCCTCAACCGCGAAGTACCCGGTGCAGGCACCGCAACCCTGTACACCGACTACCAGTGCCCCTACTGCGCCAAGGCAGAACCCAAGTTCGAAGAAGCCGCCAAGAAGCTTGACGGCATCATGAACGTGACCGTGCGCCACATGCCGCTGAACATGCACGCCAACGCCGTACCCGCCGCACTCGCCGTAGAAGCCGCAGCAGCTCAGGGTAAGCACGTTGAAATGGCGAACAAGCTCTTCAACACCCAGAACGACTGGAAGAACATCAAAGAGCGCGACAAGCTGCGCACCCTCTTCAACGACTACGCCAAGGAACTGGGCCTGAACGTCGAAGAATTCGACAAGGTCCTACTCGCCTCCGACACCGTCAAGCCCATCCAGCGCGACTACGAGCACGCCGTCAAGATTGGTGTGAAGGGCACCCCCACCTTCGCCGTGAACGACAAGGTCGTTGAGGGTCTGGATTCCTCCTCCTCGGTGGACGACCTGGTCAGCACCTTCAAGCGTGAAGCTGGCGTGAAGTAG
- a CDS encoding spermidine synthase, whose protein sequence is MAHIQLSGGQRAEIHPDGFSDHGYVLEIGGAEQSHVDVQNPDYVFYEYLRRIANAVDALAPAGEPITAAHLGAGALTLVRYIQATRPGSRQVAVDIEPELMGFVTDRLPLPAGTDCQLVVGDAREQLANLPELLGVPGFDAIILDIFTGMDAPAHLANRDFYRELKDALSERGMVAINVGDDAGLPFFQLQATAMLEVFDHVWCLCESSMLSGQNEGNLVLVGTARELDEDTQDRLYAMGPHPAEVLTTDELRDLLNELAES, encoded by the coding sequence GTGGCGCACATTCAGCTCTCCGGCGGTCAGCGCGCCGAAATCCACCCGGACGGGTTCAGCGACCACGGCTACGTCCTCGAAATCGGTGGCGCCGAGCAGTCCCACGTGGACGTGCAGAACCCCGACTACGTGTTCTACGAGTACCTGCGCCGCATCGCAAACGCGGTGGATGCGCTCGCACCCGCCGGCGAACCCATCACCGCCGCGCACCTGGGCGCCGGTGCGCTCACCCTCGTGCGTTACATTCAGGCGACCCGCCCCGGCTCCCGCCAGGTTGCCGTGGATATTGAGCCCGAGCTCATGGGCTTCGTGACGGACCGCCTGCCGCTACCCGCAGGCACCGACTGCCAGCTTGTGGTGGGGGATGCCCGCGAGCAGCTGGCGAACCTGCCCGAACTGCTGGGCGTGCCCGGCTTCGATGCGATTATCCTCGACATCTTCACCGGCATGGACGCACCCGCCCACCTGGCGAACCGCGACTTCTACCGCGAACTCAAGGACGCCCTGAGCGAGCGCGGCATGGTCGCCATCAACGTGGGCGACGACGCGGGTCTGCCCTTCTTCCAGCTGCAGGCAACCGCCATGCTGGAAGTCTTTGACCACGTGTGGTGCCTGTGCGAGAGCTCCATGCTCAGCGGGCAGAACGAAGGCAACCTCGTGCTGGTTGGCACCGCCCGCGAGCTGGACGAGGACACCCAGGACCGGCTGTACGCGATGGGTCCGCATCCGGCGGAGGTGCTCACCACCGATGAGCTGCGCGACCTGCTGAACGAGCTGGCCGAGAGCTAA
- a CDS encoding EamA family transporter, which yields MPHTSSQRPALGIMFVLMSCSSLQFGAAFAITLFPLFGALAISVSRLAIASIVVGSAVWLAARWHTRRGGEMPPGALSWSKEQWHAVIIFGMTFGLMNGFFYCAIDRIPIGLAVAVEFLGPLALASMLTRRLRDAVWVLCALAGMLVLGYEAAVGKDTDYLGLTFALIAGVFWALYIRSSAKVGALVPGASGLAVAMLVGAAFIAPVAAVVPAPQPMWNAAQDPMLLLMIFGTAMFASVIPYSAELMALRNLPQQVFSVLMSMEPAIAAIAGWALLDQETGPIRWVAICLLMTASVGITLTTTKGDSPKQKDDGEDPVPMPLPE from the coding sequence ATGCCGCATACTTCATCTCAACGCCCCGCACTGGGCATTATGTTTGTGCTGATGTCCTGCTCATCGCTGCAGTTCGGTGCCGCGTTCGCGATTACTCTTTTCCCGCTGTTTGGCGCTCTGGCTATTAGTGTCAGCCGCCTGGCGATTGCTTCCATTGTGGTGGGTAGCGCCGTGTGGTTGGCGGCGCGTTGGCATACCCGCCGCGGCGGCGAAATGCCGCCGGGTGCGCTGTCGTGGTCGAAGGAGCAGTGGCATGCCGTCATCATTTTCGGTATGACTTTCGGTCTGATGAACGGCTTCTTCTATTGCGCGATTGACCGCATCCCGATTGGTTTGGCGGTTGCGGTGGAGTTCTTGGGCCCGCTGGCGTTGGCGTCCATGCTGACGCGCAGGCTCCGCGACGCGGTATGGGTGCTCTGCGCTCTGGCGGGCATGCTGGTGCTCGGCTATGAGGCGGCGGTCGGTAAGGATACCGACTACCTGGGTCTGACGTTCGCGCTGATTGCTGGCGTGTTCTGGGCGCTGTATATTCGCTCGAGCGCGAAGGTGGGTGCCCTGGTTCCGGGTGCGAGCGGTCTGGCGGTTGCGATGCTTGTTGGTGCCGCATTCATTGCCCCGGTGGCAGCGGTTGTTCCGGCTCCTCAGCCGATGTGGAATGCGGCGCAGGATCCGATGCTGCTCCTCATGATTTTTGGTACCGCGATGTTCGCTTCGGTGATTCCCTATAGCGCGGAGCTGATGGCTCTGCGTAACCTGCCGCAGCAGGTGTTTAGTGTGCTGATGAGCATGGAACCGGCGATTGCGGCGATTGCCGGTTGGGCGTTGCTGGATCAGGAGACCGGCCCGATTCGTTGGGTGGCAATCTGTCTGCTGATGACGGCGAGTGTGGGTATTACGCTGACCACCACGAAGGGCGATTCCCCCAAACAGAAGGATGACGGTGAGGACCCCGTTCCCATGCCGCTACCCGAGTAA